Proteins found in one Agaribacterium sp. ZY112 genomic segment:
- the prsR gene encoding PEP-CTERM-box response regulator transcription factor yields the protein MAKKQQLNKLLIVEDDTGLQSQLRWHFDQYEVYIASNRAQAIDAIRLHEPAIVLQDLGLPPDDEGVEEGFKCIQEISALSPATKIIVMTGNADYENAVRAVAMGAYDFYQKPVNPDTLDLILERAFHIHKLEQQNRLLQEQMHSPLDGVIACDEKMLKICRMIEKLAPSNVTCTFLGESGTGKEVLAKALHNSSPRKDKRMVAINCAAVPENLMESELFGYEKGAFTGASKRTLGKVETANHGTLFLDEIGDMPLPLQAKLLRFLQERHIERLGGREEIPVDVRVICATNKNLQELVKEGLFREDLYYRICEMEIAIPPLRERSGDSLLLARHFLKKAAQKNNSNVTGFTPEACEIIESYTWPGNIREMENRINRGVVMADEKLVSADDLGMSLERELDLNLREVRYKAERGAIMRALSMTDNNISSSAKLLGVTRPTLYDLMKKYNIAQI from the coding sequence ATGGCAAAAAAACAACAGCTTAATAAATTACTGATCGTCGAAGATGATACCGGCCTGCAGAGCCAACTGCGCTGGCACTTTGATCAGTACGAAGTCTACATTGCCAGTAATCGCGCACAAGCTATTGATGCCATTCGCCTGCATGAACCGGCTATCGTCTTGCAAGACTTAGGTTTACCGCCTGATGACGAAGGCGTCGAAGAGGGTTTTAAATGCATTCAAGAGATCAGTGCGCTCTCTCCCGCCACAAAAATCATTGTTATGACCGGTAACGCCGATTATGAAAATGCCGTGCGCGCAGTGGCTATGGGAGCTTACGATTTCTACCAAAAGCCCGTTAACCCAGACACTCTCGACCTTATCCTCGAGCGCGCCTTTCATATACACAAACTTGAACAGCAGAATCGCTTGCTGCAAGAACAAATGCACAGCCCTTTAGATGGGGTAATTGCCTGCGACGAAAAAATGCTAAAAATTTGTCGCATGATAGAAAAACTGGCTCCAAGCAATGTCACCTGCACCTTTTTAGGTGAAAGCGGTACGGGTAAAGAAGTACTCGCCAAGGCCCTGCACAACAGCAGCCCCCGCAAAGACAAACGCATGGTCGCCATTAATTGCGCTGCTGTACCTGAAAACTTAATGGAAAGTGAACTTTTTGGTTATGAAAAAGGCGCCTTCACCGGAGCCAGCAAGCGCACCTTAGGCAAGGTTGAAACCGCTAATCACGGTACTCTATTCCTAGATGAAATCGGCGATATGCCTTTGCCTCTACAAGCCAAGTTACTGCGTTTTTTACAAGAGCGGCATATCGAACGCCTTGGTGGCCGTGAAGAGATCCCTGTTGATGTTAGAGTTATCTGTGCAACCAATAAAAACCTACAAGAGCTAGTCAAAGAGGGCCTATTTAGAGAAGACCTTTATTATCGAATCTGTGAAATGGAAATCGCCATCCCACCTCTTCGAGAACGAAGTGGTGACAGCCTATTACTTGCACGACACTTCTTAAAAAAAGCCGCGCAAAAAAATAATAGTAATGTGACTGGTTTCACCCCCGAGGCCTGCGAAATTATCGAGAGTTACACTTGGCCCGGTAATATCAGAGAGATGGAAAACCGAATAAATCGCGGCGTGGTTATGGCAGATGAAAAACTCGTCAGTGCCGATGACCTAGGTATGAGTCTAGAACGAGAGCTGGACCTAAACTTACGTGAAGTGCGCTATAAAGCTGAGCGAGGAGCGATCATGCGAGCTTTATCGATGACAGACAACAATATCAGTTCATCGGCAAAACTATTAGGTGTGACTCGCCCCACCCTGTATGACCTGATGAAAAAATACAATATTGCCCAGATCTAG
- the prsK gene encoding XrtA/PEP-CTERM system histidine kinase PrsK yields MQSSLSITALIYLASSFISLSFFLTLLLRYKRLHLGPAFIGAAFTQSTFFLGITLLDPFTQQKHLEHSSQIISQIWLIESIQLGLWLFALVLATQRLCSNSLPKILRISAYTLSIAIPGLALSNLLSDYLEDIQLQALQWSSIVFSVFCFLSLEQLYRNLPHNRPLRVICLGLGLIFIFDALIYAHNLINHELNQSLWQARASVSCIALAFTTVALLFLRDNQLHQVNLRFSRSVVFYSTSLTISGALLLLLGAGGYYVEFNEASWSSVIFSAIAATSTIAIVLLFSSSQIRQGINVFINKHLFNYKYDYRNEWLKLIDLLSLPTEHKQCGDIAISAAADLFRCKSSALWLVQDRQLVAAEQQGLNPTLKLENIELDSAFAKTLAQGWVFAPSANQKQMCQYNDQLPDHVEEIDHCWLIMPLLVEGTLNGFILLAEPQSNERPNWEDLDLAKTVGRQIASYISRHEQSELLSEARQFEAVNRLSAFLMHDLKNLIAQQSLVVKNAEKHKDNPAFVEDAISTISNSVERMNTLLRKLKQNEPEQIQSIKLKTLILDAVRRCQKSLPTPSLSNIDPDISIKADFDSLVMVFTHLIHNAQDATSDQGFIDIYYQNDNEYALVIIEDNGEGMSNEFIRHKLFRAFESTKAGKGMGVGVFQAKEYIESIGGHIDVKSQVGEGTTFTLSIPTA; encoded by the coding sequence ATGCAAAGCAGCCTAAGTATTACCGCGCTTATTTACCTTGCATCTAGCTTTATAAGCCTAAGCTTTTTCCTGACGCTGCTCTTACGCTATAAACGCTTACACCTAGGGCCTGCATTTATCGGAGCGGCATTCACACAAAGTACGTTCTTCCTAGGTATTACTCTACTCGACCCCTTTACTCAACAAAAACACCTAGAACATAGCTCTCAGATCATTAGCCAAATATGGCTTATAGAAAGTATACAATTAGGGCTTTGGTTATTTGCGCTTGTTTTAGCCACCCAGCGTTTATGCTCAAATAGCTTACCTAAAATACTGCGCATCAGTGCTTACACCCTCAGTATCGCTATACCAGGGCTAGCACTTAGCAACCTACTCAGCGACTATTTAGAAGACATACAACTGCAAGCATTACAGTGGAGCAGTATTGTTTTTTCCGTATTCTGCTTTCTGAGCTTGGAACAACTCTACCGCAACCTGCCCCACAACAGACCGCTTAGGGTTATTTGCTTAGGCCTTGGCCTTATTTTCATCTTTGATGCGCTAATCTACGCTCACAACCTGATCAACCATGAATTGAATCAAAGCCTTTGGCAAGCCAGAGCCTCCGTTAGCTGTATAGCCCTAGCGTTTACAACTGTCGCTTTACTCTTTTTACGCGACAATCAATTACATCAAGTCAATTTACGCTTCTCTCGTTCGGTGGTTTTTTATAGCACCTCCCTGACTATTTCTGGCGCCCTATTATTGCTTCTTGGCGCCGGCGGTTATTATGTAGAGTTTAATGAGGCTAGCTGGTCGAGTGTGATTTTCTCAGCTATAGCTGCGACAAGCACGATCGCTATCGTACTTTTATTTTCCTCTTCGCAAATACGCCAAGGCATCAATGTCTTTATTAATAAACACCTATTTAATTACAAATACGATTACCGCAATGAGTGGTTAAAACTGATAGACCTGTTATCACTGCCGACAGAGCACAAACAGTGTGGTGATATTGCTATCTCAGCTGCGGCAGACTTGTTTCGCTGTAAAAGTTCGGCTTTATGGTTAGTGCAAGACAGACAGCTTGTCGCCGCCGAGCAACAAGGCTTAAACCCGACACTGAAGCTAGAAAATATCGAACTCGATAGCGCCTTTGCCAAAACACTGGCCCAAGGCTGGGTCTTTGCACCTAGCGCCAACCAAAAACAAATGTGCCAATACAACGACCAACTACCAGATCACGTTGAAGAAATTGATCACTGTTGGTTGATTATGCCCCTACTTGTAGAAGGAACACTTAATGGTTTTATCCTACTTGCCGAACCGCAAAGTAATGAACGCCCCAACTGGGAAGACTTAGACTTAGCTAAAACCGTTGGCCGTCAAATTGCTAGTTATATATCTAGGCATGAGCAAAGTGAACTACTATCTGAAGCGCGCCAGTTTGAGGCAGTTAACAGGCTTTCTGCCTTTTTGATGCATGACTTAAAAAACCTCATAGCACAACAAAGTTTAGTCGTGAAAAACGCAGAAAAACACAAAGATAACCCCGCTTTTGTCGAAGACGCCATTAGCACGATTAGCAATTCGGTAGAGCGTATGAATACCTTATTGCGCAAGCTAAAACAAAATGAGCCCGAACAAATTCAAAGCATTAAATTAAAAACACTCATTCTCGATGCTGTGCGCCGCTGCCAAAAAAGCCTACCAACTCCAAGCCTTAGCAATATAGACCCTGACATCAGTATTAAGGCCGATTTTGACTCATTAGTAATGGTATTCACCCACCTTATTCACAACGCTCAAGACGCGACATCCGACCAAGGCTTTATCGATATTTATTACCAAAACGACAATGAGTACGCCCTCGTCATTATTGAAGATAATGGTGAAGGCATGAGCAATGAATTTATACGTCATAAACTCTTTCGAGCATTTGAAAGTACAAAGGCGGGCAAAGGTATGGGGGTTGGTGTATTTCAGGCTAAGGAATATATAGAATCTATTGGTGGCCACATCGATGTCAAAAGTCAGGTCGGCGAAGGCACGACCTTTACCTTATCAATACCAACGGCGTAA